Proteins encoded together in one Triticum dicoccoides isolate Atlit2015 ecotype Zavitan chromosome 7B, WEW_v2.0, whole genome shotgun sequence window:
- the LOC119338513 gene encoding uncharacterized protein LOC119338513, whose translation MELFQDGHHVRLRSRERGTYLHADDDGLAVSLSRRRASMNTAWAVHIYQGDGNTQYVLLHSAAYGRYLGATDAPAPRGHSGRRVEQCDYEPWEEEAIRWQAVRTGSGDDILLRQVAGRLRANGRYLSVDAFNSAGTMMHWVVEQIPAREDTPHLAAPTGLRLPRSLSFLLPWRVIQYQQAGADEPDAIFAWASLVFRGRSAYHLRKKLARRLDAAMDASNLVMCVRAGTHGRPTPLVVDLPHSDETLDIIVVMAGTPANLQFGYK comes from the exons ATGGAGCTGTTCCAGGACGGCCACCACGTGCGGCTGCGGAGCCGCGAGCGCGGCACGTACCTGCACGCCGACGACGACGGGCTTGCCGTCTCCCTCAGCCGGCGCCGCGCGTCGATGAACACGGCGTGGGCGGTGCACATCTACCAAGGCGATGGCAATACCCAGTACGTGCTCCTCCACAGCGCTGCCTACGGCCGCTACCTCGGCGCCACGGACGCGCCGGCGCCGCGAGGCCACAGCGGGCGCCGCGTCGAGCAGTGCGATTACGAGCCGTGGGAGGAGGAGGCCATCAGGTGGCAGGCCGTCAGGACCGGCTCGGGGGACGATATCCTGCTCCGCCAGGTCGCCGGCCGCCTCCGCGCCAACGGGAGGTACCTCAGCGTCGACGCCTTCAACAGCGCCGGCACGATGATGCACTGGGTCGTGGAGCAGATCCCCGCAAGGGAGGACACGCCTCACCTTGCAGCTCCGACTGGG CTCCGCCTCCCCAGAAGCCTCTCCTTCCTGTTGCCGTGGCGGGTGATCCAGTACCAGCAGGCCGGCGCCGACGAGCCCGACGCCATCTTCGCCTGGGCCTCACTCGTATTCAGGGGCAGGTCCGCGTACCACCTGAGGAAGAAGCTGGCCCGCCGGCTGGATGCCGCCATGGACGCCTCCAACCTCGTCATGTGCGTCCGAGCGGGTACGCACGGGCGCCCTACCCCACTGGTCGTCGATCTGCCCCACAGCGACGAGACCCTCGACATCATCGTCGTCATGGCCGGGACGCCAG CTAATCTTCAGTTTGGATATAAGTAG